In the Brevundimonas mediterranea genome, ACGGCTTCGCCGGTTCGATGCGGTTCGAGGACATCGCCGCCTTTGCCGTCGATCACCCCAGCCCCGGCCTGGTGTTCGGTCTGGTCTTCCTGATCTGCGGTCTGGCGTTCAAGGTCTCTGCCGCGCCCTTCCACATGTGGACGCCCGACGTGTACGAAGGCGCCCCGACCCCGGTCGTGGCCCTGTTCGCCACGGCGCCCAAGGTCGCCGCCATGGTCCTGATCGCCCGCGCCCTGGAGGGCGGCTTCAGCGAGGCCCACGCCCAGTGGTCGCAGGTCCTGGTCGCCATTTCCCTGATCAGCTTCGTCGTCGGCGCCTTCGGCGGCCTGGTGCAGAAGGATGTCCAGCGCCTGCTGGCCTATTCGTCGATCGCCAACATCGGCTACGCCCTGCTGGGCATCGCGGCCGGCACCAGCGAAGGCCTGCAGGCCATGCTGATGTTCATGACCCTGTATGTCATCGACCAACTGGGCTTCTTCGCCATCCTGCTCAGCCTGTCCAAGTCGGGCCGGCCGATCCGCCGCATCGCCGATCTGGCGGGTCTGAAGAAGGATCGTCCGGTCACGGCCGTGGCCCTGACCGTCCTGTCGCTGTCGGTCCTGGGCATGCCGCCGTTCTCGGGCTTCTGGGGCAAGTATTATGTCTTCGGCGCCGCCGCCGACGCCGGCCTGTGGCCGGTGGCTGCGGCCGGTCTGGTCGCCTCGGTCGTCGCCGCCTTCTATTATCTGCGCATCATCAAGCTGATGTGGTTCGACGCACCCGTGGACGACATCCAGATGGACAAGTCCTCGCCGGAGACCAGCATCATCGGCTGGGCCTGCGCCGCCTTCGCCTTCCCGCTGGTGATTGTCGGTCTGACCTGGCTGGAGCCGCTGACCAAGGTTGCGAGCGCCGGCTTCGGGAACGGTTAGGGCGTTGACGCCCGCCCCTCTGGTCATCCTCGACGAGATCGACTCGACGCTGTCGGAAGCCCGGCGGCTGGCGGAGGCGGGCGAGGTCGGCCCGAAGTGGATCATCGCGCGCCGCCAGACGGCGGGGCGTGGCCGGCGCGGCCGAAGCTGGGTGGACAAGCCAGGCAATCTGGCCGCGACCTTGCTGATCCGGGTTCATGCGTCGCCGCGCGAGGCCGCTCAGGCGACCTTCATCGCCGCCCTGGCCGTCGCCGACCTGCTGGACGTCTTCGTCTCGCCGGCCCTGGTCTCGATCAAATGGCCGAACGACGTCCTGCTGGACGGCCGCAAGGCGTGCGGCATCCTGGTTGAAAGCGGCGCGCATGCGTCCGGCGGGCTCTGGCTGGCCGTCGGCATCGGCGTCAACCTGGCCCATGCGCCCGAGGGAACCGAGAAGGCCTCGGCGGCGATCGCGGAAAGACTGCGCGAGGACCTCGCCTTCGCCCCGCCGGTCGAAGCCGCCGCCGAGATCCTGGCCGAGACCTTCGCCGTCTGGTGGGGGCGCTGGCAGACGATGGGCTTCGAGCCGGTGCTGGACGCCTGGACCAGCCGTCTGACCGGGCTGAACGGCCCGTGCACCGCGCGTCTGGACAACGAAACGATCGAGGGCCTGGCCGAGGGTGTGGAGCCTGACGGGGCCTTGCGCCTGCGCCTCGCCGACGGCTCCGTGCGATTGATTTCCGCAGGCGACGTCTTCTTCGGCAAGGCGGCCTGATGCTGCTCGCCATCGAACAGGGCAACACCAATACGCTGTTCGCCGTCCACGACGGTTCGGACTGGATCGCCCAGTGGCGCGCCGCCACCGAGGCCAGCCGCACCGCCGACGAATACGCCGTCTGGCTGAACCAGTTGATGGTCATGAAGGGGCTGGAGTTCGCCGCCCTGACCGGCTGCATCATCTCCAGCGTCGTGCCCCAGTCGATCTTCAACCTGCGCAATCTGTCGCGCCGCTATCTGAACATCGAACCCCTGGTGATCGGCGAGAACGCCCAACTGGGCATAGAGGTGCGGATCGCCAAGCCCAGCGAGGCCGGCGCCGACCGCCTGGTCAACGCCATCGGGGCCAAGCTGGTCTATCCGGGCGACCTGATCGTCATCGACAGCGGCACGGCCACCACCTTCGACATCGTCGCCGATGACGGCGCCTTCGAAGGCGGCCTGATCGCCCCCGGCATCAATCTGTCGCTCCAGGCCCTGCACGAGGCGGCGGCCAAATTGCCGCGCATCGCCATCCAGCGCCCCGACCACGTCATCGGCAAGGGCACGGTCGAGGCCATGCAGTCCGGCGTCTTCTGGGGCTATATTTCGTTGATCGAAGGCCTGGTCGCGCGCATCAAGGCGGAATGGGCGCGGCCCATGACCGTCATCGGCACCGGCGGCGTCGCCAGCCTGTTCGAAGGCGCGACCGACAGCATCGATCACTTCGATCCCGACCTGACTATTCGCGGCCTCCTGGAAATCTGGCGTCGTAACGCCCAAATGACTGACTGAATGAAAAAGCAAAACCAAGACGAACTCGTTTTCCTGCCGCTGGGCGGCTCGGACGAGGTCGGTATGAACCTCAACGCCTATGGCTTCGGGCCAGAGGCTGATCGTGAATGGCTGATCGTCGATGTCGGCGTCACCTTCGGCGACCTGTCCACGCCCGGCGTGGACGTGATCGTGCCCGATCCTTCCTATCTGGAAGGCGAGACGATCAAGGGCATCGTCCTGACCCACGCGCACGAGGACCATATCGGCGCCCTGGGCTGGCTGTGGCCGCGCATCAAGGCGCCGATCTACGCCACCCCCTTCACCGCCTATCTGATCCGGGACAAGCTGCGCGAGCGCGGCATCCTGGACGAGGTGCAGTTGATCGAGGTGCCGCTGGGCGGCACGGTCGACATCGGCTCGTTCGGCGTGACCTTCGTCAACATGAGCCACTCGATCGCCGAGCCGAGCGGCCTGGCCATCGACACCCCCCTGGGCGTGGTGTTCCACACCGGCGACTGGAAGATCGACGACCAGCCGATCATCGGTGAGAAGACCGACGCCCCCGCCATTCGCGCCATGGGCGACGAGGGCGTGCTGGCCATGGTCTGCGATTCGACCAATGTCTTCGTGCCGGGCGTCGCCGGGTCCGAGGGCGATGTGGCCGTCGCCATCACCAAACTGATCTCCAGCCTCAAGGGCCGGGTCGCCGTGGGCTGTTTCGCCTCCAACGTCGCCCGGATGGACAGCGTCATTCGCGCCGCCGAGGCCTGCGGGCGTCGCGTGTCGCTCGCCGGCCGCTCGATGCACCGGATCACGGCTGCGGCCAAACACGTCGGCATGCTGCAGGACGTGAAGCCCTTCCTGTCGGACGAGGAGGCCCGCGTCTGGCCCGCCGACCAGATCCTGTACCTGTGCACCGGCAGCCAGGGCGAGGCCCGCGCGGCCCTGTCGCGCGTCGCCGACGGCACCCATCCGGTCGTCAAACTGGGCCTGGGCGACCACTGCATCTTCTCGTCGCGCCAGATCCCCGGCAATGAACTGGCCATCGGCAATCTGCAGGACCGCCTCGCGGACCGGGGCGTGCGCCTCTACACCGAGAAGGATCACCCCGGCATCCACGTCTCGGGCCACCCGTGCCGCGACGAGCTGAAGCAGATGTACGAATGGGTGCGGCCGCAGATCGCGGTGCCCACCCATGGCGTGCGTCGCTTCCTGCTGGAACACGCCAATCTGGCCAAGGACATCGGCGTCAAGGAAACCGTCACCCCGCGCAACGGCGACATGGTTCGCCTGGCCCCCGGACCGGCCAAGATCATCGACGAAGTGCCCAACGGTCGCCTCTACGTCGACGGCGGCATGCTGGTGACCGAACAGGGCGAGGCCCTGAAGGAACGTCGCCACGCCTCGACCAACGGCGTGCTGATCGTCAGCTTCGCCCTGGACAAGCGCGGCCGCATCGCCAGCGACATCGACATCCGCAGCGTCGGCCTGCCCGGCGACACCGCCACGCCGCTGGGCGACGCCCTGGATAATCTGGCCGAGCGCGTCGAGCAGGTGATCAAGAGCCTGAAGGGCGACGCCCTGGACGACGAAATGGTCATCGAACAGGCTGTCGCCCGCGTGCTGAAGAAGGCAAGCCAGCAGATCTGGGACCGACGCCCCATCGTCGAGACGGTCGTCCTGCGGGTCTGATGCAACCTTGACCGTTCAGGCGCATTTCTTGCGCCTGAACGGTTGGGGAAACTCATGTCAGACAAGCCCACGCGCGGCCGCCGTCTGCTGGAACGGGTGCGCCACGCCCGTTATCCGTTGCACGGTTGGCGGCGCTGGGCTGTGATCGCAGGGCAGGGGACGGCGGGCTTCGTCGCCCTCTTCGCCGCAGTGAACCTGGCGCTCAGCCTTTCGACCTTTCGCGGCGACGAGCCTTTGTCGCGCACCGTCCACGAACTGCGCGTCCTGTGGTTCAGTCCGCCGGACGGACAGCCGATGTCGCCGACCGCCTTTCCGACCGTCTATGGCCGCGACCTCGGCCCCGCGCCCGACACCGCCGCCATCCACGCCTATCTGGAACGGGAGGCCGAGGACGGGGTCTTTCTGCTGGACCATGTGATGGTGGACCGGATCCTGACGCTGAACGGACGGATCGACGCGCGCAGCCTGCCGTCCGGCGTCTATGTCGGCGCCCACGCCCTGGGGCCGGACCGCCCGCCGCTGGTGCCCGTGACCAAATACATGGGCCACTATCTGCTGTTCCCGCGCCACGCCTATATTCTGGTCGTGCCGCAGACGGGCCCGGCCATCGCTTTTTCCGCCAGCCAGAACGCCAAGTTCGGCGTCACGGATCACCCCGACCGTCTCTCGGCCGAGATCGCCCCCTATACGCCCGACGCCTATGACTTCCCCAGTTCGGGCGAGGCCCTGCACGAGATGACGCGGATCACCAGAGACCCAGCCCGCGTCGCCGAGGCGGTCGAGGCCCTGAAGGGCGCCCAGGCCCGACTGGAGGCCGAGGGCCTGACCTACGGCCTGCTGGCCCCGAACTCGAACACCGCCGTCGGCTGCGTGCTGGAACGGTCCGGCTCCATCACCCAGGCGGAGCGGTCATCCATCCTGTTGGCGTTACGCGCGCCGGGCTTCGGCGCAGCCTGCGAATAGACGTCTCGGAATCCGGCGGAGGTCCGCTATATCCCGTCCATGACCGAACGACTCTTCCTGCTGAATCCCGACTGGCATGACGACCAGGGCGGTCCCTGGTTCTGCCCGGCCGGCGCCTATGTGGAGGGCGTGCTGGCCTTCTATCCCCGGCTGAGGGACGTTCTTGATATCGTCTATCTGGACCACCCCCGGCCGCGCCCGCTGGTCATCGCCGAGGTCGGCGAAGCGCATCAGAGCTGCCCCATCCTGATCCTCGACGGCGAACTGGACTGGCCCGAGGCTCAGGTCAGCGAAACGACGGGGCGTCGCTTCCTGCAGGATCACGCCATCGCCCCCTATCTCGCGGCGCGCTACGGCGTCGGCCGGCCGCATCCCTGAGGCGCGACCGACCGCGATGTCGTCTCAGCCGAGCGTGGCCTTGCGATAGGTCTCGTTCAGTTCGAACACCTCGGCCGACACCTCGACCTTGCCGGCCGTGCGAGCCAGGGCGGCGGTCAGGATCTCCAGCACCTTTTCGCTCAGCGCGCTCTTCTGCTGCGGCGTGCGGCCCAGCATCAGGCCGACGCGGCAGGCCAGCATGGCGGTCTCGGGCGCGCCGTCGGCGATGACGACGTGATCCAGGGCGATCAGCCGGGTCTTGCAGGCCGACAGGGCGGCGCCGGCGATCTCGACTGCGGCCTGATGGATCTCCAGGGCGACCGGGGTCCAGTCGGCGTCCGCCAGGTGGCGGGTGTATTCCAGGGTGATCTGCGGCATGTCGGGGACTCGTCCAGAGGAGGCCGATCCTCTAGACCGGTTTCAACCGGGCGCCAAAGCCCGGACAGGAGGTCCCATGCCCATCGGCCCCATCACCATGTTCGGCATCTACATCATCGTCTGGTGGACGGTGTTGTTCGGCGTGCTGCCGCTGGGAACCTCCCGCGAGACCCACGAGCCGCCGACGGACGGCGCCCAATGGGGTGCGCCGACGACGCCGAACCTGAAGCGCAAATTCATCACCACCACCTGGGTCGCGGCCCTGGTTTGGGTCTTCGTCATGGTGCTGATCTTCACCGGCTGGCTGCCCCTGCCGGACTTCTCGCGCGCGCCGGCGGTCTAATCCCCATCCCGGCCTAGCTTTCGCCCCGGTCCAGCGGCTAAAGCCTTGGTCTGTCTCTACGCCTAGGATTCCCCATCATGCGCCTGTCGCGCTTTTTCCTGCCCACGCTGAAGGAAGCCCCTTCGGACGCCCAGATTGTTTCGCACCAGCTGATGCTGCGCGCCGGCATGATCAAGCAGGAGGCCGCCGGCATCTACGCCTGGCTGCCGCTGGGCCTGCGGGTGCTGCGCAAGATCGAGCAGATCGTGCGCGAAGAGCAGCAGCGGGCTGGTGCGGTCGAGCTGCTGATGCCGACCCTGCAACTGGCCGACCTGTGGCGTGAGAGCGGCCGCTATGACGCCTACGGTCCCGAGATGCTGCGCATCACCGACCGGCACGAGCGCGAGCTTCTGTACGGGCCCACCAATGAGGAGATGATCACCGACATCTTCCGGGCCTATGTGAAGTCCTACAAGTCGCTGCCGCTGAACCTGTTTCACATCCAGTGGAAGTTCCGCGACGAGCGCCGCCCCCGGTTCGGCGTTATGCGCGGCCGTGAGTTCCTGATGAAGGACGCCTATTCCTTCGACGTGGACGAGGCCTCGGCCCGCAAGGCCTACAACCGCATGTTCGTGGCCTATCTGAACACCTTCGCCCGCATGGGCCTGAAGGCCGTGCCGATGCGCGCCGACACCGGCCCGATCGGCGGCGACCTGAGCCACGAATTCATCGTCCTGGCCGAGACGGGCGAGAGCGCGGTCTTCTGCGACAAGGCCCTGGTCGAAATGCCGGCGCCCGGCGCGGATGTGGACTGGGACGATCTTCAGTCAATCGTTGATCAACGAACCGCGCTCTA is a window encoding:
- the nuoN gene encoding NADH-quinone oxidoreductase subunit NuoN encodes the protein MPDLSSALHLAASELTLAVGALVLLMVGAFIGDKSARLVSILSVLLLIAAAVLAFMGPWGVAFNGAYVADPLAIYGKSVIYLSAAVAIVLGDGWMKRTHIAKFEYPVLIVLASVGMGMMASSGDLISMYVGIELHSLALYVLAAFHRDDVKASEAGLKYFVLGALSSGLLLYGSSLIYGFAGSMRFEDIAAFAVDHPSPGLVFGLVFLICGLAFKVSAAPFHMWTPDVYEGAPTPVVALFATAPKVAAMVLIARALEGGFSEAHAQWSQVLVAISLISFVVGAFGGLVQKDVQRLLAYSSIANIGYALLGIAAGTSEGLQAMLMFMTLYVIDQLGFFAILLSLSKSGRPIRRIADLAGLKKDRPVTAVALTVLSLSVLGMPPFSGFWGKYYVFGAAADAGLWPVAAAGLVASVVAAFYYLRIIKLMWFDAPVDDIQMDKSSPETSIIGWACAAFAFPLVIVGLTWLEPLTKVASAGFGNG
- a CDS encoding biotin--[acetyl-CoA-carboxylase] ligase, which produces MTPAPLVILDEIDSTLSEARRLAEAGEVGPKWIIARRQTAGRGRRGRSWVDKPGNLAATLLIRVHASPREAAQATFIAALAVADLLDVFVSPALVSIKWPNDVLLDGRKACGILVESGAHASGGLWLAVGIGVNLAHAPEGTEKASAAIAERLREDLAFAPPVEAAAEILAETFAVWWGRWQTMGFEPVLDAWTSRLTGLNGPCTARLDNETIEGLAEGVEPDGALRLRLADGSVRLISAGDVFFGKAA
- a CDS encoding type III pantothenate kinase; this translates as MMLLAIEQGNTNTLFAVHDGSDWIAQWRAATEASRTADEYAVWLNQLMVMKGLEFAALTGCIISSVVPQSIFNLRNLSRRYLNIEPLVIGENAQLGIEVRIAKPSEAGADRLVNAIGAKLVYPGDLIVIDSGTATTFDIVADDGAFEGGLIAPGINLSLQALHEAAAKLPRIAIQRPDHVIGKGTVEAMQSGVFWGYISLIEGLVARIKAEWARPMTVIGTGGVASLFEGATDSIDHFDPDLTIRGLLEIWRRNAQMTD
- a CDS encoding ribonuclease J, producing MKKQNQDELVFLPLGGSDEVGMNLNAYGFGPEADREWLIVDVGVTFGDLSTPGVDVIVPDPSYLEGETIKGIVLTHAHEDHIGALGWLWPRIKAPIYATPFTAYLIRDKLRERGILDEVQLIEVPLGGTVDIGSFGVTFVNMSHSIAEPSGLAIDTPLGVVFHTGDWKIDDQPIIGEKTDAPAIRAMGDEGVLAMVCDSTNVFVPGVAGSEGDVAVAITKLISSLKGRVAVGCFASNVARMDSVIRAAEACGRRVSLAGRSMHRITAAAKHVGMLQDVKPFLSDEEARVWPADQILYLCTGSQGEARAALSRVADGTHPVVKLGLGDHCIFSSRQIPGNELAIGNLQDRLADRGVRLYTEKDHPGIHVSGHPCRDELKQMYEWVRPQIAVPTHGVRRFLLEHANLAKDIGVKETVTPRNGDMVRLAPGPAKIIDEVPNGRLYVDGGMLVTEQGEALKERRHASTNGVLIVSFALDKRGRIASDIDIRSVGLPGDTATPLGDALDNLAERVEQVIKSLKGDALDDEMVIEQAVARVLKKASQQIWDRRPIVETVVLRV
- a CDS encoding DUF3088 family protein, giving the protein MTERLFLLNPDWHDDQGGPWFCPAGAYVEGVLAFYPRLRDVLDIVYLDHPRPRPLVIAEVGEAHQSCPILILDGELDWPEAQVSETTGRRFLQDHAIAPYLAARYGVGRPHP
- a CDS encoding 5-carboxymethyl-2-hydroxymuconate Delta-isomerase produces the protein MPQITLEYTRHLADADWTPVALEIHQAAVEIAGAALSACKTRLIALDHVVIADGAPETAMLACRVGLMLGRTPQQKSALSEKVLEILTAALARTAGKVEVSAEVFELNETYRKATLG
- a CDS encoding DUF1467 family protein, which gives rise to MPIGPITMFGIYIIVWWTVLFGVLPLGTSRETHEPPTDGAQWGAPTTPNLKRKFITTTWVAALVWVFVMVLIFTGWLPLPDFSRAPAV
- the proS gene encoding proline--tRNA ligase produces the protein MRLSRFFLPTLKEAPSDAQIVSHQLMLRAGMIKQEAAGIYAWLPLGLRVLRKIEQIVREEQQRAGAVELLMPTLQLADLWRESGRYDAYGPEMLRITDRHERELLYGPTNEEMITDIFRAYVKSYKSLPLNLFHIQWKFRDERRPRFGVMRGREFLMKDAYSFDVDEASARKAYNRMFVAYLNTFARMGLKAVPMRADTGPIGGDLSHEFIVLAETGESAVFCDKALVEMPAPGADVDWDDLQSIVDQRTALYAATEEMHDEARFEAETAEGDRLSARGIEVGHIFYFGEKYSAPMKAKVAGPDGQDAEVHMGSYGVGVSRLLGAIIEASHDEGGIIWPDAVAPFDVVVINLRANDAAVSAACEDAVAQLEKLGKDVLYDDTDERPGGKFATADLIGVPWQLTIGPKGLADGVVELKRRATGEKVSVPLAEAIERLTA